One genomic segment of Prochlorococcus marinus str. MIT 0919 includes these proteins:
- a CDS encoding diflavin flavoprotein has product MNEQTSVGQDSISREQGLSIQCELIGSNTTTIRSLDWERDRFDIEFGLRNGTTYNSFLIKGEKTALIDTSHKKFKKPWLKVLLKNIDPKNIDYLVVSHTEPDHSGLIGDLLDLNHEIEIIGSKVALQFLENQVHKQFKSKTIKTGDELDLGMNQANGIHHKLEFLSTPNLHWPDTIFSFDHATGILFTCDAFGLHYCSNELFDYSSELILPDFRYYYDCLMGPNARSVLQALKRINNLPEISTIAVGHGPLLKHNIDLWKNNYLEWSQKRNKDEGYSAVCYISQYGFCDRLSQAIALGINKADSQAQLVDLRASDSQEINALISEAKAVIVPTWPHDRDAELQNSIGTLLAGLNAKQWIAIYDAYGGNDEPIDVVANQLRSLGQKEAFSPLRVHKEPDANTYQCFEEAGTDLGQLLNRKKNIATIKSFDGDLMKAMGRLSGGLYVVTASQGTNNAKRRGAMVASWVSQASFSPPGVTVAVAKDRAIETLMQVEDKFVINVLEENNYQKLFRQFLRRFPPGANRFEGIGVLEDAAQGGPVLSDALAYLDCVVQQRMETSDHWVIYALVENGSIANPEAKTAVHHRKVGTSY; this is encoded by the coding sequence ATGAATGAGCAAACTAGCGTAGGCCAAGACTCTATCTCTAGAGAACAAGGTCTCTCTATACAATGTGAACTTATTGGTTCCAATACAACTACCATTCGCTCTCTAGATTGGGAACGTGATCGTTTTGATATTGAATTTGGATTAAGAAATGGAACTACGTATAACAGTTTTCTTATTAAAGGAGAAAAAACAGCTTTAATCGACACTAGTCATAAGAAGTTTAAGAAGCCTTGGTTGAAAGTTTTATTGAAAAATATTGATCCAAAGAATATTGACTATCTGGTAGTAAGTCATACAGAACCTGATCACTCAGGATTAATAGGTGATCTTCTTGATTTAAATCATGAAATTGAAATTATTGGTTCCAAAGTTGCTTTACAATTTCTAGAAAATCAAGTTCATAAGCAATTCAAATCAAAGACCATCAAAACTGGTGATGAGCTTGATTTAGGGATGAATCAAGCAAATGGAATTCATCACAAATTAGAATTTCTAAGTACTCCAAACCTCCATTGGCCAGACACAATTTTTTCTTTTGACCATGCCACTGGAATCTTATTTACATGTGATGCATTTGGACTCCACTATTGCTCAAATGAACTATTTGATTATAGTTCTGAGCTAATACTCCCAGATTTTCGCTATTACTATGATTGCCTAATGGGACCAAATGCGCGCAGTGTTTTACAAGCTCTTAAACGGATAAATAACTTACCTGAAATAAGCACTATTGCCGTTGGTCACGGACCTCTTTTAAAACACAACATAGATTTGTGGAAAAACAATTATTTGGAATGGAGTCAAAAACGGAATAAAGACGAAGGATATTCTGCTGTTTGCTATATAAGTCAATATGGCTTTTGTGATCGATTAAGCCAAGCAATTGCATTAGGTATTAATAAAGCAGATTCTCAAGCTCAACTTGTTGATCTTCGGGCTTCGGATTCCCAAGAAATCAACGCCCTTATCAGTGAAGCCAAAGCAGTGATAGTTCCAACATGGCCACATGATCGAGATGCTGAACTGCAAAATTCAATAGGGACTTTATTAGCTGGATTAAATGCAAAGCAGTGGATAGCTATATATGACGCCTATGGCGGTAATGATGAACCAATAGATGTAGTTGCAAACCAGCTACGAAGCCTTGGACAAAAAGAAGCATTTTCACCTCTCAGAGTGCATAAAGAACCTGACGCAAATACATATCAATGTTTTGAAGAAGCAGGTACTGATCTTGGACAACTACTAAATCGAAAGAAAAATATAGCGACCATCAAAAGTTTTGATGGGGATTTAATGAAAGCAATGGGACGTTTAAGTGGAGGTCTATATGTAGTCACCGCTAGTCAGGGGACAAACAATGCTAAGCGCCGTGGGGCAATGGTGGCTAGCTGGGTTAGCCAAGCCAGTTTCTCTCCTCCAGGAGTCACAGTTGCTGTAGCAAAAGATCGTGCAATTGAAACACTTATGCAAGTTGAAGATAAATTTGTGATCAATGTTCTAGAAGAAAATAATTATCAGAAATTATTTCGTCAATTCCTGAGAAGATTCCCACCAGGCGCCAATCGTTTTGAAGGTATAGGTGTTTTGGAAGATGCCGCGCAAGGTGGGCCAGTATTAAGTGATGCACTAGCTTATTTAGATTGTGTAGTGCAACAAAGAATGGAAACTTCTGATCATTGGGTTATATATGCACTGGTAGAAAACGGAAGCATTGCCAATCCAGAAGCCAAAACAGCTGTTCATCACCGCAAAGTTGGGACATCTTATTAA
- a CDS encoding SWIM zinc finger family protein, which yields MSYSSKNDTEITTAIGKEGLGKQSWWVEQWMELINSYRFKKRLERAWGYAREGNVTSIQFEGRRVHARVQGTEAEPYKVKLWLDILSDEDWKYVLEAMAKKARWSAQLLAGTMPEDIETAFAASGHRLFPFKLQEVKSECSCPDKANPCKHISAIYFLLGERFKEDPFILFQLRGRSRSRLLTDLAKERLKMLENLSIQKKDKTSNQNISKEEKPHQYHPSFSKPDLWWKYNTDLDQDLVIITPAMEGEEGLKVAGALPLAQEPQYPQSHSLFLENLIKHSQIQAHEAMIKAMSANS from the coding sequence ATGAGCTACTCTTCTAAAAATGATACAGAAATAACAACTGCAATAGGTAAGGAGGGACTTGGAAAACAATCCTGGTGGGTGGAGCAATGGATGGAGTTAATTAATTCATATAGATTTAAGAAACGTCTAGAGCGAGCATGGGGATATGCAAGAGAAGGTAATGTTACTTCGATACAATTTGAAGGGAGAAGAGTTCATGCACGAGTGCAAGGAACAGAAGCTGAGCCTTACAAAGTAAAACTTTGGCTGGATATTTTAAGTGACGAAGATTGGAAATACGTTCTTGAAGCTATGGCGAAAAAGGCAAGATGGTCTGCCCAATTATTAGCGGGAACAATGCCTGAGGATATAGAAACGGCCTTTGCTGCTAGTGGGCATAGGTTATTTCCATTCAAATTGCAAGAAGTTAAAAGTGAATGTAGTTGTCCAGATAAAGCAAACCCATGTAAACATATTAGTGCTATCTATTTTCTATTAGGAGAAAGGTTCAAAGAAGATCCTTTTATTCTTTTCCAATTAAGAGGGAGAAGTCGAAGCAGATTATTAACAGATCTTGCAAAAGAAAGGTTGAAAATGCTGGAGAATCTCTCAATTCAAAAAAAAGATAAAACAAGCAACCAAAATATCAGTAAAGAAGAAAAACCTCATCAATACCATCCATCATTCTCCAAGCCTGATCTGTGGTGGAAATATAATACTGATTTAGATCAAGACTTAGTTATTATCACTCCTGCTATGGAAGGTGAAGAAGGCCTAAAGGTTGCAGGGGCTTTACCACTAGCTCAAGAACCTCAATATCCTCAATCTCATAGCTTATTCTTAGAAAATCTAATAAAGCATAGCCAAATTCAAGCTCACGAAGCCATGATCAAAGCTATGTCTGCCAATTCTTGA
- a CDS encoding DEAD/DEAH box helicase — MSLLHATWLPVRRTSRSSHSPGLLLWGDTWRVAKPSTISTQPLKHPFSLSKEELRSFLLGKNLLPEICTDIQTCLTLPSKALQSSSKKEAKSSTTVESGKSLQSEWTGLPLQAEEPLPKNFEWWPWQVHGLMLMPKEAASWLAKLPLSDTNSDFGEELLWWSHLERWSLSLISQGLWLPQIQLEKSENLPARARWVPLLNNEKERKRLEEFASRLPLVATCSHIIDEPRHIKNNAKNDLRPIHLDVLASSRPSSNRLQVANLLEELIDAQLRENFQPNSESLDPLLKAWQEALGSEQGFLDLMTNDSERLAKASKNWKEGLSGNLKAARLCLELFAPIEKEELWELKFGLQAEIDPSLKVSAESAWKTSGNMLQLGEVPIENPGEILLEGLGRALSIFHPIERGLESAAPEKMQLTPAEAFVLIRTAAKQLRDVGIGVILPPSLAEGLGSRLGLAIEAELSNNSQRLCLGETLKWNWELMIGGVTLTLQELERLSKKKSPLVNHKGSWIELRPNDLKNAAKFSSHNPNLSLDEALRLTSTQGNTFFKLPVHRFDAGPQLQKVLEQYHQHKAPEPLGTPEGFIGQLRPYQERGLGWLAFLHRFEQGSCLADDMGLGKTIQLLAFFQHLKNNKELKKAILLIAPTSVLINWKREALLFTPKLSVREHYGSKRPSTLEALKESLQKIDVLITSYGLLHRDQAILKGYDWQGIVIDEAQAIKNPNSKQSQITREIVKTGKTVPFRIALTGTPVENRISELWALMNFLNPLVLGEEEFFNQRYKMPIERYGDVSSLKDLKARVSPFILRRLKNDKSIISDLPEKVELNEWVSLSNEQKNLYQKTVEKAMDEIASSPLGQRQGKTLGLLIHLKQICNHPALALKESSISKDFGVRSSKLQRLEEILEEIFEAGDRALLFTQFAQWGHMLKEYLETKMVNDIPFLHGGTRKSDRQKMIDRFQEDPRGPKLFLLSLKAGGMGINLTRANHVLHIDRWWNPAVENQATDRAYRIGQNNRVMVHKFISTGSIEEKINKMIQDKSKLAQEIIGSGEEWLGKLNVQELKDLVSLDDDENL; from the coding sequence ATGAGTCTGCTGCACGCCACATGGCTTCCAGTAAGACGAACATCTCGAAGTTCGCATTCTCCAGGTTTGCTTCTTTGGGGGGATACATGGCGTGTTGCAAAGCCAAGCACTATAAGTACTCAACCTCTAAAGCATCCATTTTCTCTGTCAAAAGAAGAATTAAGAAGTTTTCTCTTGGGAAAAAACCTTCTTCCTGAGATATGCACAGACATTCAAACCTGTTTAACACTTCCCAGTAAAGCTCTTCAATCTTCCTCCAAGAAAGAAGCTAAATCTTCTACAACAGTCGAAAGTGGAAAAAGTCTTCAATCAGAATGGACTGGTCTACCTTTACAAGCAGAAGAACCTCTTCCCAAAAACTTCGAATGGTGGCCATGGCAAGTCCATGGCTTAATGTTGATGCCAAAAGAAGCAGCATCTTGGCTTGCAAAATTACCACTATCTGATACAAATTCAGATTTCGGAGAAGAACTACTCTGGTGGAGTCATTTAGAACGTTGGTCTCTAAGTTTAATTTCTCAAGGTTTATGGTTACCACAGATACAATTGGAAAAAAGCGAAAACTTACCGGCAAGAGCAAGATGGGTTCCTTTATTAAATAATGAAAAAGAACGTAAAAGACTGGAAGAATTTGCCAGTCGACTACCCCTAGTAGCAACATGCTCACACATTATTGACGAGCCTAGACATATTAAAAATAATGCCAAAAATGATCTAAGACCAATCCATTTAGATGTTCTAGCCTCATCTCGTCCAAGTAGTAATAGGCTACAAGTAGCTAATCTATTGGAGGAGTTAATCGATGCACAACTTAGAGAAAATTTTCAACCAAACAGTGAGTCGCTAGACCCTCTACTCAAAGCTTGGCAAGAAGCATTGGGTTCTGAACAGGGTTTTCTGGACTTAATGACAAATGATTCAGAACGACTAGCCAAAGCAAGCAAAAATTGGAAAGAAGGGCTATCTGGCAATCTTAAAGCTGCAAGACTATGTCTTGAACTTTTTGCACCTATCGAGAAAGAAGAGCTCTGGGAATTAAAATTTGGATTACAAGCAGAGATAGACCCCAGCCTCAAAGTCAGTGCAGAATCCGCCTGGAAGACTAGCGGAAACATGCTGCAACTTGGGGAAGTCCCAATTGAAAATCCTGGGGAAATACTTCTTGAAGGGTTAGGAAGAGCCTTAAGTATTTTTCATCCAATAGAAAGAGGGCTAGAAAGTGCTGCGCCTGAAAAAATGCAACTAACACCAGCCGAAGCATTTGTACTGATACGTACTGCTGCAAAGCAATTACGGGATGTTGGAATTGGTGTGATACTCCCTCCTAGTCTTGCGGAAGGACTGGGTAGCCGCCTAGGCCTTGCTATCGAAGCAGAATTGTCTAATAACTCACAAAGATTATGTCTGGGAGAGACCTTGAAATGGAATTGGGAACTCATGATAGGTGGTGTAACATTAACTCTTCAAGAACTGGAAAGACTTTCAAAGAAAAAGAGTCCACTAGTAAATCACAAAGGTTCATGGATCGAATTACGTCCTAACGATCTAAAAAATGCTGCGAAATTCTCTAGCCACAATCCAAATCTAAGCCTGGATGAAGCATTAAGGCTGACATCTACTCAAGGAAACACTTTTTTCAAATTACCAGTGCATCGCTTTGATGCAGGACCACAACTGCAAAAAGTTTTAGAACAATATCATCAACACAAGGCTCCCGAACCATTAGGTACACCAGAAGGATTTATTGGTCAATTAAGACCGTATCAAGAAAGAGGCTTGGGATGGTTAGCATTTCTCCACCGCTTCGAACAAGGATCATGTTTAGCCGATGATATGGGTTTAGGGAAAACCATCCAATTACTAGCATTTTTTCAACATCTTAAAAACAACAAAGAACTAAAAAAGGCTATTTTATTAATTGCTCCTACATCGGTCTTAATAAATTGGAAAAGAGAAGCACTTCTATTTACACCAAAATTATCTGTACGAGAACATTATGGTTCAAAAAGACCATCTACATTAGAAGCTTTGAAGGAAAGTCTCCAAAAGATAGATGTTTTAATTACTAGTTATGGTTTATTACATAGAGACCAAGCAATACTTAAGGGGTATGACTGGCAGGGAATTGTTATTGATGAAGCTCAGGCAATTAAAAATCCAAACTCCAAGCAAAGTCAAATAACTCGTGAAATCGTAAAAACTGGAAAAACAGTCCCTTTTCGAATCGCATTAACAGGAACTCCCGTCGAGAATCGTATCAGTGAACTTTGGGCTTTAATGAATTTTTTAAATCCTTTAGTGCTGGGAGAAGAGGAATTTTTTAATCAACGCTACAAAATGCCTATCGAACGTTATGGGGATGTCTCATCACTAAAAGATCTCAAAGCCAGAGTGAGTCCATTTATTTTAAGAAGATTAAAAAATGACAAGTCCATTATCTCTGATTTACCAGAAAAAGTGGAGTTAAATGAATGGGTCAGTCTTAGTAATGAGCAAAAAAACCTTTATCAAAAAACTGTGGAGAAAGCGATGGATGAAATAGCATCATCACCTCTGGGTCAACGTCAAGGTAAAACTCTCGGACTATTGATACATCTAAAACAAATATGCAATCATCCTGCTCTAGCATTAAAGGAAAGTAGCATCAGTAAAGATTTTGGAGTGCGTTCTTCAAAACTGCAAAGATTGGAAGAAATTCTAGAAGAAATTTTTGAAGCAGGTGATAGGGCCTTACTATTTACACAGTTTGCCCAATGGGGGCATATGTTGAAAGAATATTTAGAAACAAAAATGGTCAATGATATTCCTTTCCTACACGGAGGTACACGAAAATCAGATCGTCAAAAAATGATTGATAGGTTTCAAGAAGACCCCAGAGGCCCGAAATTATTTTTGCTATCTTTAAAGGCTGGTGGGATGGGCATTAATCTAACTAGAGCAAATCACGTTTTACATATTGATCGATGGTGGAACCCAGCGGTAGAAAACCAAGCAACAGATCGTGCATACCGAATCGGACAAAATAATAGGGTTATGGTTCACAAATTTATTAGTACTGGATCAATCGAAGAGAAAATCAACAAAATGATTCAAGATAAATCTAAACTAGCTCAAGAAATCATTGGCTCAGGAGAAGAGTGGCTAGGGAAACTAAATGTGCAAGAATTAAAAGATTTAGTTTCCCTAGATGATGATGAAAATTTATGA
- the alaS gene encoding alanine--tRNA ligase, which yields MTVEGLMSDNNCRPRTGEEIRSAFLKFFAERGHQVLPSASLVPTDPTVLLTIAGMLPFKPVFLGHEKRPASRVVTSQKCIRTNDIENVGRTARHQTFFEMLGNFSFGDYFKKEAIQWAWELSTKVYGLDPRNIVISIFREDDETEGIWRDVVGVKPQRIIRMDEADNFWTSGPTGPCGPCSELYYDFAPELGDESIDLEDDTRFIEFYNLVFMQYNRDTSGNLTSLANCNIDTGMGLERMAQILQDVPNNYETDLIFPLLTHLANLLGVNYQTLDDKTKVSYKVIGDHIRACVQLISDGVVASNLGRGYILRRLLRRAVRHGRQIGIDKPFLLDIGNVAIHLMKSSYPQLLKRKDFILKEIDQEELRFLETLGRGEKLLDDILGRHPKQITGEQAFELYDTYGFPLELTEEIAKENSLQVDLKAFDEAMERQRQRGKAAATTIDLTVQEVIDKTVRSIKPTIFHGYHSLQEVGIVQALIVDDKLVEEVNQGDKIQIILDSTPFYGESGGQVGDKGIVYRETHDDCLIQVHNVIRNNDVFVHSGLVQNGTLKVGDLIHSSVDAINRRCAQINHTATHLLQAALKEVIDSDISQAGSLVSFNRLRFDFQCNTALKSTDLQQVEDLINLWISESHTLVVNEMNISQAKAAGAVAMFGEKYGKTVRVVDVPGISMELCGGTHVANTSEIGAFKIVSESGIASGIRRIEAVAGPAILNYLEERELVVKTLSDRFKVQPNKIVDRVNTLQEEVKVLAKSLLKAQEDIAFAKTSALLTNAISIKNSQYIVARLDGISADALEVAIKTLLSKLGDNSAIVLAGVPNSNEPNKVIFIAAFGKNVVSDGLNAGKFLAPIAKICGGGGGGRPNFAQAGGKDSKSLDQALDFAKEQFASTLS from the coding sequence ATGACTGTTGAAGGCTTGATGTCTGATAACAACTGCAGACCTCGTACAGGAGAGGAGATTAGATCTGCGTTTTTGAAATTTTTTGCTGAACGTGGCCATCAAGTTTTACCAAGTGCTTCATTAGTCCCTACCGACCCAACAGTGTTATTGACTATTGCTGGAATGTTGCCATTCAAACCGGTTTTTTTGGGTCATGAAAAAAGACCAGCTTCAAGAGTTGTTACTAGTCAAAAATGTATTCGGACAAATGACATTGAGAACGTAGGACGAACAGCCAGGCATCAAACTTTCTTTGAGATGTTAGGTAACTTCTCTTTTGGAGATTATTTCAAGAAAGAAGCAATTCAATGGGCCTGGGAATTGAGTACAAAAGTTTATGGCTTGGACCCTAGAAATATTGTGATTAGTATCTTTCGTGAAGATGATGAAACTGAGGGAATTTGGCGAGATGTTGTTGGGGTAAAGCCTCAACGGATTATTCGAATGGACGAAGCTGATAATTTTTGGACATCTGGTCCAACAGGCCCCTGTGGCCCTTGTTCAGAGTTGTACTATGACTTTGCACCAGAACTTGGTGATGAATCTATTGATTTAGAAGATGACACGCGATTTATAGAATTTTATAATTTGGTTTTTATGCAATACAACAGAGATACGAGTGGCAATCTTACATCGTTGGCAAATTGCAATATTGATACAGGTATGGGCTTGGAAAGAATGGCTCAGATATTACAGGATGTTCCCAACAATTACGAAACTGATTTGATATTTCCACTTTTAACTCACTTAGCCAATTTACTGGGCGTTAATTATCAGACCTTAGATGATAAAACAAAGGTTTCTTATAAGGTGATTGGAGATCACATTAGAGCATGTGTTCAACTGATTAGCGATGGTGTTGTCGCAAGTAATTTAGGTCGAGGGTATATCTTGCGAAGGCTCCTAAGGCGAGCTGTTAGGCATGGTCGTCAAATCGGTATTGATAAGCCTTTTTTACTTGATATCGGAAATGTAGCTATTCATTTAATGAAGTCTTCATATCCGCAGCTTCTGAAGCGTAAAGATTTTATTTTGAAAGAAATTGATCAAGAGGAATTACGTTTTTTAGAAACTTTGGGTAGAGGTGAAAAATTGTTAGATGATATTTTAGGACGGCATCCTAAGCAAATTACAGGTGAACAGGCTTTTGAGTTATACGATACTTATGGATTTCCATTGGAATTAACAGAGGAAATTGCGAAAGAAAACTCTTTGCAAGTTGATTTGAAGGCTTTCGACGAGGCAATGGAACGACAGCGACAAAGAGGAAAAGCAGCTGCAACAACAATTGATTTAACTGTACAAGAGGTAATTGATAAGACTGTGAGAAGTATTAAGCCAACAATTTTTCATGGATATCATTCTTTGCAGGAAGTTGGCATCGTCCAAGCACTCATAGTTGATGACAAACTAGTGGAAGAAGTAAATCAGGGAGACAAAATACAAATTATTCTAGACAGTACACCTTTCTATGGTGAATCAGGTGGGCAAGTAGGCGATAAAGGGATTGTATATCGAGAGACTCATGATGATTGTTTAATTCAAGTACATAATGTGATTCGCAATAATGATGTATTTGTACATAGTGGATTAGTACAGAATGGAACTTTAAAAGTTGGCGATTTGATTCACTCTAGTGTTGATGCTATTAATCGGCGATGTGCTCAAATTAATCATACGGCTACACATCTTTTACAGGCAGCTTTGAAAGAAGTCATAGATTCCGATATAAGCCAAGCTGGATCGCTCGTTAGCTTTAACCGTCTTCGCTTTGATTTTCAGTGTAATACTGCTTTGAAATCAACTGATCTACAACAAGTAGAGGATTTGATTAATTTATGGATTTCTGAATCACATACTTTAGTAGTTAACGAAATGAATATTAGTCAAGCTAAAGCAGCTGGTGCTGTTGCGATGTTTGGAGAAAAATATGGTAAAACAGTACGAGTGGTTGATGTTCCAGGGATATCTATGGAACTTTGTGGTGGAACACACGTTGCTAATACTTCAGAAATAGGAGCGTTTAAAATTGTGAGTGAATCCGGAATTGCCTCTGGAATTCGCAGAATTGAAGCAGTTGCGGGCCCAGCTATTTTGAATTACTTAGAAGAGCGAGAACTAGTTGTAAAAACTTTGTCAGACCGATTTAAAGTTCAACCTAATAAAATTGTTGATCGTGTTAACACCTTGCAAGAAGAAGTAAAAGTATTGGCAAAATCACTTTTAAAAGCTCAGGAAGACATTGCATTTGCCAAGACGTCAGCATTATTAACCAATGCTATATCTATAAAAAATAGTCAATATATTGTAGCTCGTCTAGATGGAATATCAGCTGATGCGCTTGAGGTTGCTATTAAGACTTTACTTTCTAAATTAGGAGATAATTCTGCCATAGTACTTGCAGGGGTGCCTAACTCTAATGAGCCAAATAAAGTCATTTTTATAGCTGCTTTCGGGAAAAATGTTGTTTCTGATGGCTTAAATGCTGGCAAATTTCTTGCACCCATAGCCAAGATCTGTGGAGGAGGAGGTGGTGGACGTCCAAATTTTGCACAAGCTGGAGGGAAAGACTCTAAATCTTTGGATCAAGCATTGGACTTTGCAAAAGAGCAGTTTGCCTCAACATTAAGTTAA
- the speA gene encoding biosynthetic arginine decarboxylase — MSPRNETSKKNEWSIEDSALLYGLDLWGKDYFSINELGNINVYPKGNKNESLDLKNLVKELKSRNIKTPLILRFDDILEDRLKKLHVSFETAIHQYEYSAKFKGVFPIKCNQQRHVLEEIVRCGKQWNFGLEAGSKAELLIALSLLDDPEALLICNGYKDQRYIETAILGRQIGRQPVVVIEQSDEVDRIIKASKVLGAAPLIGIRAKLSSESSGRWGNSIGANSKFGLSIPEILKAVKKLADANLINELILLHFHVGSQINDIAILKNALQEAGQIYIELSKLGAPMGYLDVGGGLGVDYDGSRTATLASTNYSLQNYANDVVATIQECCKAKNIKVPTLISESGRALSSHFSLLVFNILGVSSVPTDIPIQRADECLSVQNLRMTLTTISNINVQNQADISKLQEAWNDALKFKEDALAAFRLGYIDLLERAIAEQLTWACAKALSIQLPKNKLVPEELQELNTSLAEIYYSNLSVFRSAPDTWAIDQLFPIMPIHRLNEKPTQLGHFADLTCDSDGKLARFIDNGQVKPLLELHTLYPSEDYWIGMFLGGAYQEVMGNLHNLFGSTNSIHIRLSANGSYKLKHVIRGNTKAEVLNAMEHESEQLLERLRIASELAIQKGNLQIDDAQRFINHIEASLRQSTYLQE; from the coding sequence TTGTCTCCCAGAAACGAAACTAGTAAGAAGAATGAATGGAGCATAGAAGATAGTGCTCTTTTATACGGGCTAGACCTATGGGGGAAAGATTATTTTTCAATTAATGAATTAGGAAATATTAACGTCTATCCTAAAGGAAACAAAAACGAATCTCTCGATCTAAAAAATTTAGTCAAAGAGTTAAAAAGTAGAAACATAAAAACCCCTCTAATCCTCCGTTTTGATGACATACTTGAAGATAGGTTAAAAAAGTTACATGTTTCTTTCGAAACAGCCATTCATCAATATGAATACTCCGCTAAATTCAAAGGAGTTTTTCCTATTAAATGCAATCAACAACGACATGTTTTAGAAGAAATTGTTAGATGTGGAAAGCAATGGAATTTCGGCCTCGAGGCAGGCAGTAAGGCAGAGTTATTAATTGCACTATCATTATTAGATGACCCTGAAGCATTATTAATATGCAATGGTTATAAAGATCAAAGGTATATAGAGACTGCTATTCTTGGTAGACAAATTGGGCGGCAACCAGTAGTCGTTATTGAGCAGTCTGATGAAGTTGATAGAATTATTAAAGCCAGCAAGGTACTAGGCGCAGCACCACTAATCGGCATAAGAGCAAAGCTCTCAAGTGAAAGTAGTGGAAGATGGGGAAACTCTATTGGAGCAAATTCGAAATTTGGATTATCAATCCCAGAAATCTTAAAAGCTGTCAAAAAATTAGCCGATGCCAATTTAATCAATGAATTAATCCTCCTACATTTTCATGTAGGTAGCCAAATTAATGACATTGCTATTTTGAAAAATGCACTACAAGAAGCAGGGCAAATTTATATTGAGCTAAGCAAACTAGGTGCTCCAATGGGATACCTAGATGTAGGAGGTGGCTTAGGGGTCGATTATGATGGAAGCAGAACAGCTACTTTAGCTTCTACAAATTATTCACTACAAAATTATGCTAATGATGTGGTAGCTACTATTCAAGAATGTTGTAAAGCAAAAAATATAAAAGTTCCTACATTGATAAGTGAAAGTGGAAGGGCTTTATCTAGTCATTTCTCTTTATTAGTATTCAATATACTAGGCGTAAGTTCAGTTCCTACTGATATTCCAATCCAAAGAGCTGACGAATGCCTCAGTGTTCAGAATCTACGTATGACATTAACTACAATATCCAATATAAATGTACAAAATCAAGCTGATATATCAAAATTACAAGAAGCTTGGAATGATGCGCTTAAGTTTAAGGAAGATGCACTTGCCGCTTTTCGATTGGGGTACATTGACCTATTAGAAAGAGCAATAGCCGAACAACTGACCTGGGCATGTGCTAAAGCATTATCAATACAACTACCGAAAAATAAATTAGTTCCTGAAGAACTTCAGGAGTTAAATACATCATTAGCAGAAATATATTATTCAAATTTATCAGTTTTCCGATCAGCCCCAGATACATGGGCTATCGACCAATTATTTCCTATTATGCCAATACATCGATTGAATGAAAAACCAACTCAATTAGGCCATTTTGCAGACTTAACGTGTGACTCTGATGGGAAATTAGCAAGATTTATAGATAATGGTCAAGTAAAACCCTTGCTTGAGTTACATACTCTTTACCCATCTGAAGATTATTGGATAGGAATGTTTCTTGGAGGTGCATATCAAGAGGTAATGGGTAACTTACACAATTTATTTGGAAGTACAAATTCAATACATATACGATTATCAGCAAATGGAAGCTACAAATTAAAACATGTGATACGGGGGAATACTAAAGCAGAAGTACTTAATGCAATGGAACACGAATCAGAGCAACTATTAGAAAGGTTACGAATAGCAAGTGAATTAGCAATACAAAAAGGAAACTTACAAATTGATGATGCTCAACGTTTTATAAATCATATAGAAGCCAGTCTTAGACAAAGTACATATCTCCAAGAGTAA
- the ndk gene encoding nucleoside-diphosphate kinase, with translation MVVERTFLAIKPDGVQRGLVGEIVSRFERKGFKLIALKQLIPSRELAEKHYGVHKERPFFPGLVDFITSGPVVAMVWEGNGVIAGARRVIGATKPLEADPGTIRGDLAVDIGRNVIHGSDGEETAGFEINLWFDSSEINDWQPADQSWRVEN, from the coding sequence ATGGTTGTCGAAAGAACTTTTCTTGCGATCAAGCCTGACGGCGTGCAGCGAGGATTGGTGGGTGAAATCGTGTCTCGTTTTGAACGTAAGGGGTTTAAATTAATTGCTCTTAAGCAACTTATTCCAAGTCGGGAGCTTGCTGAGAAGCATTATGGTGTTCATAAGGAGCGTCCTTTTTTTCCTGGTTTAGTTGACTTCATTACTAGTGGACCCGTTGTCGCGATGGTATGGGAAGGGAATGGTGTAATAGCTGGTGCCAGAAGGGTAATCGGTGCAACAAAACCTCTTGAGGCTGATCCTGGAACTATTCGAGGAGATTTAGCTGTAGATATCGGAAGAAATGTGATTCATGGATCTGATGGTGAGGAAACTGCTGGTTTTGAAATCAACTTATGGTTTGATTCATCTGAGATTAATGATTGGCAACCTGCTGACCAATCATGGAGGGTAGAAAACTAG